In the genome of Macrobrachium rosenbergii isolate ZJJX-2024 chromosome 44, ASM4041242v1, whole genome shotgun sequence, the window ATTCCATCATGATACCAGGCAAGCCACTCGAATAAACCAGGTTCAATGTTGATTGGCATGTGCTCTGCAATTCCTAGACCTGTAGgaaattgaaaagataaaacaaatgcCAGTGAAAAGCAATTTCAATCTGTGAGAAATAGAGTAGAACATATACCTACTATGTAATAAACAATATTGTTAGGTATATAACACACAGCATTAAAATGACAGAATATAAGTTTTTTAAATAGTGCTCACTGGCTTCATGGGATTAACCCCGTAAGACATGTTAGACTGGATTGGATTCATGGAACTTAAGttaaaaagccaagcactggggcaacttcAGCCACTCAGTGCTAACAAACAAGGCCCGAAATCTAACCACTGTTGCTGTAAGTTTCCTATGATAAAGCAGAGTTTACCTTTCAGAATATTGGTACAGGTTTGAACACAGCGTAAAGATGGCGAGCAGAAGACGTGATGGACCTCTGTTTTACTTGCTTTCATTGCTTGCCCGACAAGGGTTGCCTGAAGAAGACCTATATTGGTGAGGGGACAGTCTTTGTAAAAGCTGTGTGGGGCACCTTTTCTGTGCGGAAGGGTTTCTGGCATGTTGAGATCTCGTCGCTGATAGTTCCCTGGTGACAATATAAAGAACAATCAATAATTACCAGATTCCAAACCAGCTATGAGATTGACTCTACTCTGGAGTTGTAAATAATATCGTTATAAGTAACCTAGAAAGTTCACAGAATTTCAATTaactattactgtattattattaatatccagAATATAAACCGCTaagcatatggaacaagcctatacacagaccactggcttgaaatgcaagctttcaaagaatatggtgttcatttgaaagaagttacagaaaataaaaggaaatacaaaaagaagagatccattattagagaaagaaaaaaagaaaaataaatgaataaattaataaatacataaaaatatgactaaattagtaaaatacaaggtgggTTCTTTTTGCGTAGTAATACACTCCATCatagcttgaacttttgaggctctAATTACACAACGTCCTCTCTAACATAATCAAACACATGGGATCATATGTCAAATCTAATTTTACAATACATTCCTACTACGATGTATGGATGAAACCTTAACCAATATCATACCTGTTTCATCAAAGCAAAACCGTATCCAGTCGCCAAAAGTGAAGTCAACTCTTTCCCCATGTCGGGCGACAACTATCTTACGAGGTCCCTCAATAGGGAATTTATACAAAGGTCCTTCCTTTTTAGGTTTTTTGACCTGCAAGTATGCATAACACTAGATTCAGTCttgataaaaacttaaaatttattcCTAGTGGTAATACTGAATGCTTCATGACctaataaattttcttataaattttttacctaaaaaagtactttaaaatttttcagttacgGCCAACTTTCCCCACATATTTCACACCTATGCATTATTCACTCTTGGAGATTATTAGAATGTTATTTTGGGTACTattagaaattcacaatatcgatTTCCAATTATCCTATTTTAAAAAAACGAATGCTCAATAGGAATTGTTGCATTGGTTggagaagaattatatatatatttggccaaGATTAAATGTGTTTCATGCTAAAGATAAAGTAGGTTACAGGTAAAAAACCATATTTAACTTTTGTGGGGTTTTGTAGTCTGTCTCCTGTAACTCAAATAATGAACTAAACACTCAAGCCAAGCTTTGATTCTTCAATTTCAAAATATACATGCaagtataggcagtccctggttatcggcaatctggttttatggggttTGTCTAGCTAGTGatgaaaatcagtaattttcaacgccgaaaatcgctgatttccgcttattggcactgataaataCCTAACAGAGACACCGACATCCAATTACTGACACTGAcaagcgccgaaaatcgctgattttcagttatcggcaattttcacttatcatcacACCAACAGAagagaacccctgccgataaccggggactgcctgtagaagGAACTTACATAAAAATTGTGCTTTCATTTTACACTAAAAATTCTATAGCCATAACAGACCTTAGCATACAAAGCCTCAAGCACATCATGCTGGGGCAAAGGCTGCAACTGCATGGCATCTAGCGAAGCTTGGCGAGAATGCAGGCGATCCACTGATGAAGACTCGGACAAAACTTCCGTTGAGCGTCTGGAACCTTCGCTGTTTTCCAACAgattgagaagagagagggagataggtGGACGGCGAGGCAGTGATACTGTGTCTAGCCCTTCTATGACTGTGTTGCCTATCACGGGCATTGCTCTATTGAATACAAGAGAAAGTATATTACTATCACTAAACATTTTCACTTGTCTCTGCAAAACTTATATTATTCATGTTACTAGTATACCCAAGTTAtaataacccttaaacgccgagcctctatttacaaaaacgtctcccgtatgccagcggcgttcgggacttagcgccgaagcggaaaaaaagtttttttcaaaaaaatcacagcacgcttagtttttaagattaagagttcatttttggctccttttttttgtcattgcctgaagtttagtatgcaaccatcagaaatgaaaaaaataacattatcatatataaatattggaatatatgacagcgaaaaaaaaaaaaactcatataattgtaagGCAGTCCTCGGTTTCACGACGGTTCCGACTTCTGACGTTCGAGgttctgacgcttttcaaatatattcatcagaaattatttcccggcttacggcgcatgttcggggttacgacgccgTCGTCgtccgatccgacggaagaaatatggccccaaaacggcagaataatcataatttgaaggtttttttgatgtaaaactcaataataatgcagtttacgtcattttcaacgcacccagagcattaaaagtaaggttttcttatgatttttgacgattttccggcttacgacgattttcgggttacgacggcgcaaaacggaaccccgtcgtaaaccgggaaccgcctgtatacaaatcgtgctgtaagcacaacggttaaagctaatgagttaatttttttttttagttgtattgtacactaaattgcaatgattttggtatataacaaattgtaaaatgatcaaagcaacacagagaaaatattatcacaaaatgatgcatgaattaagtaacgccggacataaaaaaatgttttttcaaaaattcaccataaatcgaaatattgtgctagagacttcccgtttgttgaaaaatgaagctaattgattgaatattactagactgtaagtgttttagcttacaattgcagtttttaccatttcggtcgagttaaagttgaccgaaagtcaaatttttctatttatcgtgatttatatgaaaatatttcaaaactgataaaagctacaaccatgagttattttctgttgtattgtacatgaagttgcgcacattttcatatataaaactttatgtaacgactaatataaaacggtgcaaatattacgacaacgagacgaaagaatttctgagatgttcggcgagttacagcgcagagcgtaaggaaaatgtttttaaaaattcaccataaatcgaaatattgtgctagagacttccaatttattgcaaaatgaaggtaaacgattgaatattactagaatgtaagagttttagcttaaaattgcgtttttgaccatttcggtcgagttaaagttgaccaaggttgaaattttggcagttatcgtgattcatgtgaaaatatttcaaaactgataaaacctacaaccatgagctatcttctgttgtattctacatgaaattgcgcacattttcatatataaaactttatgtaacgactaatataaaacggtgcaaatattacgacaacgagacgaaaagaatttctaaaACGCTGGcgataaggaaaatgtttttaaaaattcaccataaatcgaaatattgtgctagagacttccaatttattgcaaaatgaaggtaaacgattgaatattactagaatgtaagagttttagcttaaaattgcaaccatttcggtcgagttaaagttgacttgATTTTACTTATCTGTGattcatgtgaaaatatttcaaaactgataaaacctacaaccatgagctatcttctgttgtattctacatgaaattgcgcacattttcatatataaaagtttatgtaacgactaatgtaaaacgatgcaaacattatgacaacatgacgaaagaatttcgagatgttTTACCGCAtcagtaaggaaaatgttttttcagaaattcaccataaattgaaatattgtgctagagacttcccgtttgtttcaaaatgaaggtacatgattgaatattactagaatgtaagagttttagcttataattgcgtttttaccatttcggtcgagttaaagttgaccgaagcttgaaattttggcagttatcgtgatttatatgaaaatatttcaaaactgataaagctacaaccatgagttattttctgttgtattctacatgaaattgcgcacatttccatatataaaactttatgtaacgactaatataaaacagtgcaaacattacgacaacgtgacgaaagaatttctggcgcggacaaaggaaaaatttttttttttaaattcaccataaatcgaaatattgtgctagagacttccaattggttgcaaaatgaaggtaaatgattgaatattactagaatgtaagagttatagcttacaattgcgtttttttaccatttcggtcgagtcaaaattgaccgaaggttgaaattttggcagctatcgtgatttatatgaaaatatttccaaactgataaaagctacaaccatgagttattttctgttgtattctacatgaaattgcgcacattttcatatataaaactttatgtaacggctaatataaaacagtgcaaaaattacgacaaaatgacgaaagaatttctgaaatttttggcgagTTACAGCGCggtgtaagaaaaaagtttttttaaattcaccataaatcaaaatattgtgctagagacttccaatttgttgcaaaatgaaggtacatgattgaatattactagaatgtaagagttttagcttacaattgcgttttcgaccatttcggtcgagtcaaagttgaccgaaggttgaaattttttgtagtcgacgtacggtacgtccacttggcacccaacaaacaattttagtcgacgtatgatacgtccagtaggcgtttaagggttaattgaaaACAGCTAATGCATATATCAATTTCAATATTACATGCTTCAAAGAGagtttttacctatatatatatccatgttagTGACTTTTAAGAATACAATTAATATCTAACTTGAATTAGTCAATTTacagcatgaaataaaaatgtaaaaaagcaagataaaactgctgaaataataaaaactcaattACCATCTTGATTTCACATTGTGATCATTATGTAAATTAGAAAGATTAAAGTATCTGCCTACACTACTGTATATGAGAGGTTTTCAGAAACTGTAAgtctccatgaaaaataaaatcatcatttgCTCATAAGCACTGCTTTGATTTTGTCTTGACGAGAAATTAACATGTCATACTTTAGCCTTTACTAAGTGGTCAGAGACTACACTAGGTAAACTGCTCTACTATCATAAGATCCCCTTTAGGTAGTAATTTTGCTATAACCAAACACTATGGCATAAATTAATAATGGGTAACAGATCTTTAACCTACACAAACATATGGAATTATAAACTAACTTGTGAAGTGTCCATGCATCTGATTCAGCTGTGCGTTCAATATAATTTATGGGTAAAAATCCGGCAGAACCGGTGAGCCATGAAGTGCCTTCTACCCAGCCATCAGGAGAAGTGGCTAAGCTGTCCCCATTCACATAAACAAAGTCTCCAATGAGAAGTTCTAATTCATCTGGATTTCGAGGGACGTGAGAGTATAATACCTTGtgaacctgaaataaaataatactctTGAGTTATGAGAGATATTTTTCACatatactgtaacacacacagagaatctggaatctaaagataaattccaaaatgatttcaaataaatataataatacccAAAAATCTGAACACACTAtcaaaagtatacaaatatttgtatattactgTACATTGTTGCTAGATAGCACAGTACAGTCAAACCTCTTAATACCAGAATTCTGTGGTCCAGGAACTCCCCTGGTTTGGCTCAATTTTGAATCAGCTGCCATTAGTTCGTTGAGTGGCCACAAGGGCAGCACCACATATTGTTTATAACTTCTTGAcagcaaaaattatgccatatctcatttgttttaatgaaaataattgttattaataaaaatgtgtaaagcCAAATCTGTTTTcgatattaaatttaaatgcataaatatatttttttaaagattccacttgagaaggctctaccaagacaaaacttttaatcaaaacattGAGACACCTGGCAACTCATGAATTCCTTACTCTTAGAGTGCTTGAAAGacctcatttcttttatatagctgtatatttacccattcGATATGCCATCCAAGAGATCAGATGATGACAGAGGTAAGAAGCGCAAGCATAAATCTTTATGCTAGAAAATGTATCTATCCTTCCCCTCCTGTTTGCAAgtgtttagtgttcattttcctcaataggtggcggtgtgctttgtttactttttgacaGCGAATGCACTGAGTGATTGCTGAAATTCATTCTTAAGTAGCTGACTTATGGTTTGGCTAACTTGGGAATGTAGgctaaatgtgttaaataaagtacaccattttaaagaaaattatacagcatgaaaaaaaaaaaagtccaaagatataaaatatatgatttataaaatgaaaatatatgaataataaaatgataaaaagtggtgTCAGAACTTAGCCAAGTAGTAGGTAAGTTGGCAACTAGGTTAGTTGCATGTGGAATTAGTCTGCAAGACTATGTTTACATAGGGGCTTCATTTTTTGGGAGTGTATTCTGTGTTCCAGAATTTTCTGTGGtccagcagtggcctggtcccaaggttccTGGATTTCAGAGGTTGGACTATCTAAAACAACTGTGTACTGATAGTTAATATTCCACATGCTGgctaaaaaaatacatttacatcaCAAAACTGCtcttcatgtacagtacagtattataaagCCCTAGCAACCAGTTGGTGCTACTACATCCACCAAAAGAGCCTTCGAGATTCTCCTTCAGGTATAGTCTAGCGCAATAGTATACTTTGTCCTTTACTGTGTGAATGCCTAAATAATAGATACTGATTTATAAAATACCACAGACATACCAGACATAAAAAAGTGGATCTACAATGCATGTGTCTATATTCTGCAGGCCACTATGGAACTGGAAATCTATAAACAGTCCTATTCACTTTGGTAAAGAATAGAAACTAGCTGTATGCAGTGTCCAGCTGAGTGCATCAATAACATCATTTATTATTGGAAAGTCATCAACATCTTTACTTCACCTAGCTTCAAATTTTCCCTAATCTGCTTTTTTAATGAACTGTCCTGGTGATTTATGAACAGATGGGTTATCATTAGTGTGTATTAGAAATGAGGTATTATTGCATTTGGGAGAAACACTTGTTCTCCAACTAAAATCAGTCCTGGAACTGGCGATGCAAATGATGCAATCTATTATCGTCATTGCCCCCTACACCAAGAGATGCAGtccctctgtgaaattctgcaacTCTTGTCATTGTCTTCCTCAAATCTCAACCCATCTACATCATTCATTCTCAAGgttcttatccaagtaggtcAATGGTCGAGGCAAACCTCTCTGGATATGGTAAGAAGTTGGATCTCCAATaataagtacaccttagtttttcttttctgtgactGAAGTTAACAAACTCCATTTTAGATCTGATGTCACATCTCCCAAAGGATATCTAATATTTAAAGTTACCCATTAAGGGAAATGTCAGAGAAAGCACTCAATTCCATATGGGTGACCTAACTATCTGGGAGAAGATACAAGATTTTAACTGCTTTGGGCTGCAATGGAAACTTTATATGAGTGAGTAGATACGGTATATCAAAACAGTATCACGTTGGTAGGCAAAACAGGATAGCATGCCAGGTGTCCTGCTTCAACTAACAGCCAACCAATGGAATCCAAAGTCTGATATCTGAGATATCTCTGCCCATAAAGATTATTACGAATTAATTTTAACATGTCTCAAGGCCAAATATTATTGGATGGTTGACACTACCATCACAGTTCCCATCATAAGGGGAGGCAATATTCATCTAAATTTTCACATTACCAAAGCATTAACATTAACATGTACACTGAAGCAAGACCTGTGTGGAAAGAGACcgcagagagagaaaaggatcaGAGAGATTGCTTGTACGGAATATCATGTAATTTTGAAGATATGAGACTGCAATCAGCTATCAAgaaaccttttcattttctttcactggCTACTATATGATATGGATACTGCAGTATCTGCTATGTGTAAATGCAGATGCACACCACTAAATTCATGAACTCCTTTAAATATGTCTTGATAATGTCTGAGAAGCAAATTATGACATAATGAATGTTCcccataaaagaaagaaaataaattgtaaggGCATACCTCATTCCCTATAATTCTTGTGTCCCTTGAGTAAAGCCTCACTTCCCAAGCAGCCGGTGCCTGTGGGTCAACAATGTCGACTAACTTTTCTAAGCGTGAAAACTGTGATGGAGAAAACTGGTATGCCAAAGTTAAATGTAAGGCCTTTGTTGCTGCTTCACCAGCTGTACCTGTttacatgaaagaaaacaaagtttttacaaaatttatggcATGAATGTACATATACGATAATATTAACAGGCCAATACTTTATAACAAAACACTgctagataaacaaaaataaaaaaattaactttattgtacaataatgaaaattaattatattacaatCGATTGAAAATTAACTTCACTGAACATTGCCAATTCTAGTTTCACCTAGCATTTTtaaattgataaacaaaagagaaaaatactgaaaaaaatattttacacatcTTTGCATAATTAAGTAATTCAGTATCAAGCATAAAAACCCACACACAGACAAGGTATTCATTAACTTTACGACTGAAAAGTCACATTTTAACTTACACAAGCATGATTTAAAAACACTGTACTTAAATACTCTCGTTTAAACGTACACGTACATCAACCATCACTGCACAACcttaaacagattaaaaaaaatcaataaaaataaaaaatttcccatATTTGGTACTGACAAAATCAGACCCAAATTCACATTTTGACAAAATCAGACCCAAATTCACATTTTTGTAGCATGATACTTATAAAATTTCAGTACAGGTAGTAATCTCCCTTagcaaaataacaaatattcatgttcaataaaaaacaaaaaaatttagatccacaaacaaaatctgaaacaccatcacaaatgtttttacatcagattttctctttaaagggtTAGATATATGATGACTTCTCTCCCATTTCTTCTCATCTAATCAAGGCTTTCCTTCTATGATGATTCCAGGCACTTCTACTAGTCTATGACCTATTACTTCAATATCTAACTGTTCCTTTCCCAGTCTCATTACTGCCAGACTATCTAAATCTTTGatatctctgtcttttttttcctaatttcttgACACATCTCTACACACAAAGAGTCATTCACTTAACTACTGGAGGCTGAATGGATTGACGTTTCTGAGTTTTGTGCACAATGCACAAATAGGCTGCATTAAATTAATGgatttgtaatgaaatataattcattttaaataaaaaaaactatataaagaaGTTCTGGTTGTAAGGCACGAATAAGTTTATTACACACACAGGGAGTGAATCAATGgttgcaaacaatttttttcaggatttggatttatttgattttatacagCATACCATTATTTTCCAGCACTACTGTTGTGATGCCAATATAAAACAACCAATCAGTTAATCAATCAAACGTCTTATTCAAGACCAAAGTATCATGAGGTGCTTTCTCAAGCAACATTCGTGAAAGCTATGACATTTGAGCTGGAGAGCATAAATAGGTCATCCTTCAGGACCATAAAGTTTCCCTCTGGCCTCTTCCTGCCTACAAGGAGTCAGGCACAAATGTGAATAAGAGGCCTCAAGTTTCATCTTGTCGGTTCCTGCACTGCTTATGCAACCACTGTGTAATAAACAACACACTAGAAGGTGTAACTTTCATGGCCATACCCTGTTGCTATCTAGGCCTTTTGGTTATCAACTTGTAAGACAACAGTGCCATacaacatgaaataataaaattaatataaaatacaatgtgGAGCTACACATTAGTTCCAAATATAAAGGATATGGTTTTACAACAGCAGCTCAGATCTAAATTCTGGAACATGGAATAATATCAGTCATTCCAGtctaataaagtaattttcacaatattaTCTACATTTTGTAAGTATTTTATACTACTAAATACCATTTCTAAGGTTGTGGCTTTTGTAATGAAATGCAACCAATGTACACCATAAATATTCTAATACCATTCAAATCAAAGGAATGCAGTCAGATCTGATATTGTACTACACTATTAACACAGCATTACAACGTTATTAAGAGTACATTCTGAAATTGTTAAAATGTGCTAATCTCCAAAGGATCATGCAGTTTTAATAAAGTCCTTATGCATGAAGAGACATATGTACTCCAGTACTTGCATGTCAGATATTTTACTCAACAATTGTGTAATGCCTGGATGTTACTGAGAGGTCATTAGGAGATACCATTTATAAGCATGAAGCATAGTATTTCCTAGTACAGCATTTAACATTCATTTAAATCCTGAATTCTAGCCAGAGTTAGTGATAAGTTAAAACTGGAAAACACACTCTCCATTTCAAAGGCAAACCGTTGTAATATGGGCATGCTAATGGTCATGAAAAAAAGCTAACACTAATACATGCAAGAACAAttctaatgaaagaaaaaactgatatttcATAACTGGAAAATTTTGATAGAGCTGATGCATAtgcaaatcacaaataaaattttgaaaaatatgaagacaatTCTAACATTCCCTAATAAACAAACTTGAATCCATGTAGCTATCATATACAGGCAGTTTAccctatataaaataataagatatactattagaaataaattaactccagagtacaggcagtccctgagttACAATGGAGATCTGTTCCTACAGCTCGTTGTAAGTCGAAATTCGGCATAAGTTGGAATCatgataattgtaataataattcagctCAGGGTCATATACAAAGCAAAGACAATACAATAGATGAGATAAAATCACAAGgatgataattggcaataaatacatacataagtatataaataaataaatatgtacttaacattaaaaaatttatacaaatgaaaaaaaaagtgaagagttTCTTACCTAAACTGGTGTCATAACTTCGGAATTTCGGTGTATGTCAGAaccagattttttattattatttttattagtgtcgTAAGATCAGAACAACATAGGTCGAGACCGTCGTTAACCAGGGACTTCCTGTATGTACTTATACTTTTGCCAAACATTCTATTTTTTAGGCAATAAgtaaatgcaatatataaaagattaaattgaattctcatataaaattaattttccactTAACTCCAGTACTTATAATTAGCCACCTCCCAGTCACAAGCTGTTCCCACCAACTTAATccctcttaaaaataaatataacatcagTTGTCTCCAGCAGCCATCAGGGTTGGTAATTGCACTCCCATTATAAGTTACAAATtcgtattaaaaaatttattttgtctggaagaaaatacatttgttcaaCAACAAACCaattactgtacttataattaGCTCAATTTAAGTGTAAAGGATCAAGCTGTGATAAATCTGTTAATTTCGTCATGCTCTCTCATGTGCTGATATAGAGGAATTTCTCTAGAGCCAAACTGACATAATCCCAATCACCCCTATGGAGATATTATGAGGAATACATGCAGTCATGGTGTTTTGAAAACTTATTAGTATAAAAACACAATCTTTGCAATGCAGATCATCACATATTACCATCGAACCTATCCACAATACAGGATGTGAACATACTACAgtcaaatgatgaaaatattgcattttagaaaacaatttttatgtttatcaatCAGGCTGCAAAACTCTTTCCTATTCATTAATTCTTCACTCTTCCatccaaaattattttctgtaaagcaaCTGTGGGCCC includes:
- the Epp gene encoding ecdysteroid-phosphate phosphatase isoform X3, whose product is MAALPPRKNPTPTKISRQHLSPLQILLQMGFPKHRAEKALAATGHRGVQLASDWLLAHVNDTCLDLDTPREYVVYLCPTGHLHEQVENFWVESLQKCGWNGAHNLVPHITLCSFFKSNDENCEVLVSALKEVVHSIMPALPSSLTLDKYISPNYMGLFLNDQQADILKKLAVTYVKEVAHLFEAGCYDKVEVMAACLPWCTGTTHAEQHCTAGEAATKALHLTLAYQFSPSQFSRLEKLVDIVDPQAPAAWEVRLYSRDTRIIGNEVHKVLYSHVPRNPDELELLIGDFVYVNGDSLATSPDGWVEGTSWLTGSAGFLPINYIERTAESDAWTLHKAMPVIGNTVIEGLDTVSLPRRPPISLSLLNLLENSEGSRRSTEVLSESSSVDRLHSRQASLDAMQLQPLPQHDVLEALYAKVKKPKKEGPLYKFPIEGPRKIVVARHGERVDFTFGDWIRFCFDETGNYQRRDLNMPETLPHRKGAPHSFYKDCPLTNIGLLQATLVGQAMKASKTEVHHVFCSPSLRCVQTCTNILKGLGIAEHMPINIEPGLFEWLAWYHDGMPVWMTLDELIEAGFNINKNYDPLIRKEEVKEPHESCEQYYGRNAYVTQSIINTTQAQGGTILLVGHAATLDTCTRQLVGGAPRSAHEMTNIIKKVPYGCTAMMNETSKGDWVLSPPAVFPVTYSGIMEFDWRVLL
- the Epp gene encoding ecdysteroid-phosphate phosphatase isoform X2, with the translated sequence MAALPPRKNPTPTKISRQHLSPLQILLQMGFPKHRAEKALAATGHRGVQLASDWLLAHVNDTCLDLDTPREYVVYLCPTGHLHEQVENFWVESLQKCGWNGAHNLVPHITLCSFFKSNDENCEVLVSALKEVVHSIMPALPSSLTLDKYISPNYMGLFLNDQQADILKKLAVTYVKEVAHLFEAGCYDKVEVMAACLPWCTGTTHAEQHCTAGEAATKALHLTLAYQFSPSQFSRLEKLVDIVDPQAPAAWEVRLYSRDTRIIGNEVHKVLYSHVPRNPDELELLIGDFVYVNGDSLATSPDGWVEGTSWLTGSAGFLPINYIERTAESDAWTLHKAMPVIGNTVIEGLDTVSLPRRPPISLSLLNLLENSEGSRRSTEVLSESSSVDRLHSRQASLDAMQLQPLPQHDVLEALYAKVKKPKKEGPLYKFPIEGPRKIVVARHGERVDFTFGDWIRFCFDETGNYQRRDLNMPETLPHRKGAPHSFYKDCPLTNIGLLQATLVGQAMKASKTEVHHVFCSPSLRCVQTCTNILKGLGIAEHMPINIEPGLFEWLAWYHDGMPVWMTLDELIEAGFNINKNYDPLIRKEEVKEPHESCEQYYGRNAYVTQSIINTTQAQGGTILLVGHAATLDTCTRQLVGGAPRSAHEMTNIIKKIPYCSTSMAVEWPDGHWSLAQPVMPVSNTGQAHYDWRILLH